The Prunus persica cultivar Lovell chromosome G8, Prunus_persica_NCBIv2, whole genome shotgun sequence genome includes a region encoding these proteins:
- the LOC18767210 gene encoding caffeoylshikimate esterase yields the protein MKEEESLLSTQTQSGQLLHYWGNTPEQEYYSLQGIKASKSFYTSPRGLKLFTRQWLPLLSPPRGLIFMVHGYGNDISWTFQATPIFLAQQGFACFALDLEGHGQSHGLRAFVPDVHLLVQDCLAFFTLVKQQETQFLNVPCFLYGESMGGAICLLIHFAEPEAFQDQTLFTFPETRATTDGRKIADVLVEQNIVPGIKVDEGLVPLAGSNNESWCQGLDGLASRSAAYYQQGARFAK from the coding sequence atgaaggaagaagaaagccTCCTCTCCACCCAAACCCAATCGGGCCAACTTCTGCACTACTGGGGCAACACCCCAGAGCAAGAATACTACAGTCTCCAAGGCATCAAAGCCTCCAAATCCTTCTACACCTCACCCAGAGGCCTCAAGCTCTTCACCCGGCAATGGCTGCCCCTTCTCTCCCCTCCACGTGGCCTCATCTTCATGGTCCACGGCTACGGCAACGACATCAGCTGGACCTTCCAAGCCACCCCAATTTTCCTCGCCCAACAGGGTTTCGCCTGCTTCGCTCTCGACCTCGAAGGCCACGGCCAATCCCACGGCCTCAGGGCCTTCGTCCCCGATGTCCATCTCTTGGTCCAAGACTGCCTCGCTTTCTTCACCCTGGTCAAGCAGCAAGAAACCCAATTTCTAAACGTCCCCTGTTTTCTCTACGGCGAGTCCATGGGCGGCGCCATTTGCCTTCTGATCCACTTCGCGGAGCCGGAAGCTTTTCAAGATCAAACACTTTTCACATTTCCAGAGACTAGGGCCACAACTGATGGCAGGAAAATTGCTGATGTGCTTGTTGAGCAGAACATTGTCCCCGGCATTAAGGTCGACGAGGGTCTAGTTCCTTTGGCCGGATCAAACAACGAGTCATGGTGCCAAGGTCTTGATGGCCTTGCCTCTCGCTCTGCTGCTTATTACCAACAGGGTGCTCGTTTTGCAAAATGA